The Haloplanus sp. CK5-1 genome contains a region encoding:
- a CDS encoding thioredoxin family protein → MVPPPMLETMNPDGEWDGDDDVREALSREGLTFLVWGADWCGDCTAQLPGFAAALNAAGVPADRIEQFPVDDDKRGEGVDEYGIEYIPTVVVERDGEEIVRFVEEEPVTIAEYLAERISERAEA, encoded by the coding sequence GTGGTACCTCCTCCCATGCTCGAAACCATGAATCCCGACGGCGAGTGGGACGGCGACGACGACGTGCGCGAGGCGCTTAGCCGCGAGGGCCTCACCTTCCTCGTCTGGGGGGCGGACTGGTGTGGCGACTGCACGGCCCAACTCCCCGGTTTCGCGGCCGCCCTCAACGCCGCGGGCGTCCCCGCAGACCGGATCGAGCAGTTCCCCGTCGACGACGACAAGCGGGGTGAGGGCGTCGACGAGTACGGGATCGAGTACATCCCGACCGTCGTCGTCGAGCGCGATGGCGAGGAGATCGTGCGTTTCGTCGAGGAGGAACCGGTCACCATCGCCGAGTATCTCGCCGAGCGGATCAGCGAACGGGCCGAGGCGTAA